One genomic window of Medicago truncatula cultivar Jemalong A17 chromosome 1, MtrunA17r5.0-ANR, whole genome shotgun sequence includes the following:
- the LOC25483400 gene encoding transcription factor bHLH130, protein MDSNSNTHHQLKQQNQSYSSGLLRFRSAPSSLFSNLTPSADSNKLTKHFWDGSESERFVSNDNNNISGLSCSKEMNSGYGAGGSGLPPHYPRHGSTSTSSSAMDGSFGLVGSLGMDQETLHDKSFGSNLLRQGSSPAGLFSNISFQNGFSTMKGVGNYATVIGSNGELSPSINRLNTQLSFPSRNASSLGILSHISEIDNEDIEATSPDDGGSNADSTHYGSGFPYSSWNDTQSFTENLSGLKRGRSSNEKMFSDIQRGGLGNQVHTLSHQLSLPNTSSEMIAMEKLFQFPDSVPCKIRAKRGCATHPRSIAERLRRTKISERMRKLQELVPNMDKQTNTSDMLDLAVDYIKNLQKQFKSLSDKRANCKCMRMQMADKNQIT, encoded by the exons ATggattctaatagtaatacTCATCATCAACTCAAACAACAGAACCAATCATATTCTTCTGGGTTGCTTCGTTTTCGTTCTGCACCTAGTTCACTTTTTTCAAATCTTACACCTTCTGCTGATTCTAATAAACTTACTAAACATTTTTGGGATGGTTCTGAATCAGAGAGATTCGTGagtaatgataataataatatttctgGTTTATCTTGTTCTAAGGAAATGAATTCTGGTTATGGTGCTGGTGGTTCTGGTTTGCCACCTCATTATCCTAGACATGGTTCTACTTCTACTTCAAGTTCTGCTATGGATGGTTCTTTTGGATTGGTTGGTTCATTGGGAATGGATCAAGAAACATTACATGATAAGAGTTTTGGTTCAAATCTTCTTAGACAGGGTAGTTCCCCTGCTGGTCTTTTCTCCaacatttcctttcaaaatG GGTTTTCTACCATGAAAGGCGTTGGAAACTATGCCACGGTAATTGGTAGTAACGGGGAACTTAGTCCGTCTATTAACCGATTGAACACTCAGCTTAGCTTCCCTTCAAGAAATGCTTCTTCCTTAGGAATATTGTCACATATATCAGAAATAGATAACGAGGACATTGAAGCAACTAGCCCTGATGACGGAGGTAGCAATGCCGATTCTACTCACTATGGCTCTGGATTCCCCTATAGTTCTTGGAACGATACTCAATCATTCACAGAAAATCTCAGTGGTTTGAAAAGAGGGCGAAGTAGTAATGAAAAAATGTTTTCTGATATTCAG CGTGGAGGGCTTGGAAATCAAGTTCATACATTATCGCATCAGTtgagtttaccaaacacttcatcTGAGATGATTGCTATGGAGAAGTTGTTTCAGTTTCCAGATTCTGTTCCTTGTAAAATTCGAGCGAAAAGAGGCTGCGCTACTCATCCTCGAAGCATTGCCGAGAGG TTAAGAAGAACTAAGATCAGTGAAAGAATGAGGAAATTGCAAGAGCTTGTTCCAAACATGGATAAG CAAACTAACACATCAGACATGTTGGACTTGGCTGTTGATTACattaaaaatcttcaaaaacaattcaAG